One window of the Runella slithyformis DSM 19594 genome contains the following:
- a CDS encoding DUF3341 domain-containing protein, which produces MADINKKFLVGVYDDDDVALAAVKKIKSAGVKIYEVYSPFAIHGMDTAIGHPRTRIGIAAFCFGCTGFLCALLLTTWTMGIDWPMVIGGKDPLSYPNYVPAMFELTVLFTAFGMTFTFFISNGLGPTVKPLLFDPRCTDNKFVMAIDLSKNKLSETEIESLIKASGAEEVSVKQL; this is translated from the coding sequence ATGGCTGATATAAATAAGAAATTTCTAGTAGGGGTATACGATGACGATGATGTAGCCCTTGCCGCAGTAAAAAAAATCAAAAGTGCCGGCGTAAAAATCTATGAAGTGTATTCTCCTTTTGCAATACACGGAATGGATACCGCAATCGGTCACCCACGTACGCGAATCGGTATTGCGGCATTTTGTTTTGGCTGTACCGGATTCCTTTGCGCCTTGCTACTCACAACCTGGACGATGGGTATTGATTGGCCGATGGTCATCGGTGGAAAAGACCCTTTGTCTTATCCTAACTATGTGCCTGCAATGTTTGAGTTAACGGTATTGTTTACTGCGTTTGGAATGACATTTACTTTTTTCATTTCCAATGGACTCGGGCCAACCGTGAAACCGCTTTTGTTTGACCCGCGCTGTACTGACAACAAATTTGTAATGGCAATCGACTTGAGCAAAAATAAGCTGTCAGAGACCGAAATCGAAAGCCTTATTAAAGCTTCGGGAGCAGAAGAAGTGAGTGTTAAACAGTTGTAA
- a CDS encoding cytochrome c oxidase subunit II, with the protein MVYLVGLLLLVLLGVAIAIAAKLQKVMGSVQSGTEPDAPVPNNKVNGALWMVFLIAGTVGTVWSYLSARNYFLPEASSPHGRETDSQFWLDMSLLTIAFFIVNFLLFFFAWKYQYKKGYKATFYPENHKLELIWTAIPAVIMAVLVFLGFRSWTQIMSDAPADAQVVEIMGKQFGWIVRYGGIQDNKLGNYNFKLIDDNNNNPSGIDYSDEASFDDFINVSEMHVEVGKPVSLKIRARDVLHSVFIPHMRVKMDAVPGMPTKFWFTPDKSTEQMRAETGNPNFDYEIACTEVCGRGHFAMRLRLIVEDKASVDAWKQQQKPVLSTILEADPKFISKIPEKLRAKAMDYAPYVEETDSTTAATGSSSAATSSLR; encoded by the coding sequence ATGGTATATTTAGTTGGTTTATTATTACTTGTGCTGCTCGGGGTAGCTATTGCCATCGCAGCTAAATTGCAAAAAGTAATGGGTAGTGTTCAATCGGGTACAGAGCCTGATGCACCTGTCCCAAACAATAAAGTTAACGGTGCTTTATGGATGGTTTTCCTGATTGCGGGAACTGTAGGTACTGTGTGGTCTTATTTGTCGGCCAGAAATTATTTCCTGCCGGAAGCATCTTCCCCTCACGGTCGTGAAACAGATAGCCAATTTTGGCTGGACATGTCATTATTGACCATTGCATTTTTCATTGTCAATTTCCTGTTGTTTTTCTTTGCGTGGAAATACCAGTACAAAAAAGGCTACAAGGCTACATTTTATCCTGAAAATCATAAATTGGAGTTAATATGGACTGCAATTCCTGCGGTAATCATGGCAGTGTTGGTATTCTTAGGATTCCGTTCATGGACTCAAATTATGTCTGATGCTCCGGCAGATGCTCAAGTAGTTGAAATCATGGGCAAACAGTTTGGCTGGATTGTGCGTTATGGAGGTATTCAGGATAACAAACTTGGTAATTATAACTTCAAACTTATTGATGATAACAACAACAATCCCAGCGGTATAGATTATTCAGATGAAGCTTCCTTTGATGATTTCATCAACGTAAGCGAAATGCACGTAGAAGTGGGTAAACCTGTTTCCCTGAAAATTCGTGCCCGTGATGTATTGCACAGCGTCTTTATCCCTCACATGAGAGTAAAAATGGATGCAGTACCGGGGATGCCAACTAAATTCTGGTTTACTCCTGATAAATCAACCGAGCAGATGCGTGCTGAAACGGGTAATCCTAATTTTGATTATGAAATTGCCTGTACGGAAGTGTGCGGACGTGGTCACTTTGCCATGCGTCTACGACTGATCGTAGAAGATAAAGCATCAGTAGATGCATGGAAACAACAGCAGAAGCCGGTTTTATCCACTATTCTGGAAGCTGACCCTAAATTTATTTCCAAAATCCCGGAGAAATTGCGGGCAAAAGCAATGGATTATGCGCCTTATGTAGAAGAAACAGACAGCACTACGGCCGCAACCGGTTCAAGCTCAGCAGCAACTTCTTCATTGCGTTAA
- a CDS encoding c-type cytochrome, translating to MTSCQRSHDDTGWEFAPNMYNSLGYEPYSQIEKNPINADGKNMREPVVGTVSRRNYKTQFDSSGADLMIYHLGKDDLAIAETALKNPVPNNEATLAEGKALYERYCQHCHGEAGDGNGPVAEMYKGVPNYKADAYLTMSDGHIFHVITHGKGRMWPHGSQVTPEERWKIAHYVHKLQKG from the coding sequence ATGACCTCGTGTCAGCGTAGCCACGATGATACAGGCTGGGAATTTGCACCCAATATGTACAATTCGCTTGGGTATGAGCCTTATTCCCAAATCGAAAAAAATCCCATCAATGCTGACGGGAAAAACATGCGTGAGCCTGTGGTCGGAACCGTATCACGTCGTAATTACAAAACACAGTTTGACAGTTCAGGCGCTGATTTAATGATTTACCATCTTGGTAAAGATGATCTCGCTATTGCTGAGACCGCACTGAAAAATCCGGTTCCCAATAATGAAGCGACATTGGCTGAAGGTAAAGCACTCTACGAGCGCTACTGTCAGCACTGTCATGGAGAAGCGGGTGATGGAAACGGTCCGGTAGCCGAAATGTATAAAGGAGTTCCTAATTACAAAGCGGATGCTTATCTGACAATGAGTGATGGTCATATTTTTCACGTGATTACGCACGGCAAAGGACGTATGTGGCCTCACGGTTCACAAGTTACGCCTGAAGAGCGTTGGAAGATAGCGCACTATGTTCATAAATTACAAAAGGGATAA
- a CDS encoding TAT-variant-translocated molybdopterin oxidoreductase codes for MENQTKRYWKGLEELRNDETFVKNAHNEFGSFEAGDSTQYKSIVDGIGSDRRDFLKVLGFGLAAVSLAACDAPVKKSIPYLNKPIDTFPSIADWYASTYAEGGDYASILVKTREGRPIKIEGNKQSSVSKGGVSARAHASLLALYDAEKLKGPKKGEADADWDTVDKEISAQLASVAAKSGQIRIVSSTILSPSTKAVIADFTAKYPTTQHIMYDANSVAGLVKANGDSFGKAVVPSYDFSKAKVIVGLSCDFLGSWIAPEEYSVQYVAGRKLNSAKGGKKDMSRHYQFETTMSLTGANADYRAAVKPSQEGLVALALYNKLSGKGGISLGAEVDKVLDKAVADLKAAQGAALVVSGSNDPNVQVVVNAINNALGAYGTSINLDTPVYYRQGNDVAMNGFIDNVKTGSIGAVILYGCNPVYDHPRGAELKEALPKIGLSVSFADRSDETSSLCKYITPAPHYLESWGDAEPKAGFYSLQQPAISLIYKTRQAQSSLLKWAGINADFYAYLRNYWKTNILGGENFEGAWSKALHDGVVEKGNPGTGSAVGTVAGIDSAISAVTASYKANSNGIEVVLYEKVGMGTGALSNNPWLQEFPEPVTKACWDNYACISQKTAKELGLSQDDVVKIEVKGKSVELPVLIQPGQANGTVSIAIGYGRDKAGKSGNGVGVNVYPFVQYKAGFTNFTVGEATLTKTGDTHKIAQTQTHETVMGRRAVMQEARLAEYQKDTKAGRYFPHVSTSEGIKSPTEITLWNGYQKPNHSWGMAIDLNSCTGCGACVISCQAENNVAVVGRQEVINRREMHWIRIDRYYSSDADVMDKSLSGSKALEIASDNPEVVFQPLMCQHCGNAPCETVCPVLATTHSTEGLNQMAYNRCVGTRYCANNCPYKVRRFNWFKYFDNENFDFHYNNDLGKMVINPDVTVRSRGVIEKCSMCVQRIQEGKLNAKKERRRPVDGEIVTACAQSCPTEAIVFGDMNDPQSKLSQLLAQEKEGRAFQMLEEINVKPQISYLTKIRNKDVDASKAAATEAHAEHGGH; via the coding sequence ATGGAAAACCAAACGAAGAGGTATTGGAAAGGTTTAGAAGAGCTTCGGAACGATGAGACTTTTGTAAAGAATGCCCATAACGAATTTGGTAGCTTTGAAGCAGGCGATTCTACCCAGTACAAAAGCATCGTTGACGGAATAGGTTCTGACCGTCGTGATTTCTTAAAAGTATTGGGTTTTGGCCTTGCAGCAGTTTCGTTAGCGGCCTGTGATGCTCCCGTCAAAAAGTCTATTCCTTACCTTAATAAACCAATAGATACTTTCCCTTCAATCGCCGATTGGTACGCTTCAACGTACGCTGAAGGCGGAGATTACGCAAGTATTTTAGTAAAAACGCGCGAAGGTCGCCCCATCAAAATCGAAGGGAACAAGCAGTCGAGCGTAAGTAAAGGAGGCGTAAGTGCTCGTGCACACGCTTCTTTGTTGGCATTATACGATGCCGAAAAATTAAAAGGCCCTAAAAAGGGAGAAGCAGATGCCGATTGGGATACAGTTGATAAAGAAATCTCCGCTCAATTAGCATCAGTTGCTGCCAAAAGCGGACAGATTCGTATTGTATCTTCCACAATCCTGAGCCCTTCGACCAAGGCGGTTATTGCTGATTTTACGGCAAAATACCCTACTACTCAACACATCATGTACGATGCTAATTCAGTAGCAGGTCTGGTAAAAGCCAATGGCGATTCATTTGGCAAAGCAGTTGTTCCTTCTTATGATTTCAGTAAAGCGAAAGTAATTGTTGGCTTAAGCTGTGATTTTCTGGGAAGTTGGATTGCTCCCGAAGAATATTCTGTACAATATGTGGCAGGTCGTAAATTAAACAGTGCAAAAGGTGGCAAAAAAGATATGTCACGTCACTATCAGTTTGAAACTACGATGTCACTTACCGGTGCAAATGCTGATTACCGCGCTGCGGTAAAACCTTCACAGGAAGGCTTGGTTGCATTGGCACTATACAATAAATTAAGCGGAAAAGGCGGAATTTCTTTAGGTGCCGAGGTAGATAAAGTGCTTGATAAAGCCGTTGCGGATCTTAAAGCGGCTCAGGGGGCAGCGTTAGTTGTTTCCGGATCAAATGACCCTAATGTACAGGTTGTGGTAAATGCGATTAACAACGCATTAGGTGCTTATGGGACAAGCATCAATTTAGATACACCTGTTTATTATCGCCAGGGGAATGATGTAGCCATGAACGGCTTCATTGATAATGTGAAGACAGGATCAATAGGAGCCGTTATTTTATATGGCTGCAATCCTGTTTACGATCATCCTCGCGGTGCTGAATTGAAAGAAGCTCTTCCAAAAATTGGCTTATCGGTTTCTTTTGCCGACCGTTCCGACGAAACCTCGTCTTTGTGTAAGTACATTACTCCTGCGCCTCATTACTTAGAGTCTTGGGGGGATGCTGAGCCCAAAGCAGGATTTTACAGTTTACAACAACCTGCTATTTCGCTTATTTATAAGACACGTCAGGCGCAGTCAAGTTTGTTGAAGTGGGCAGGAATCAATGCTGATTTCTATGCTTACCTTCGTAATTATTGGAAAACCAATATTCTTGGCGGAGAGAACTTTGAAGGTGCGTGGAGCAAAGCTCTTCATGATGGCGTTGTTGAGAAAGGAAACCCAGGTACAGGTTCAGCCGTAGGTACTGTTGCAGGAATAGATTCGGCAATCAGTGCAGTTACAGCTTCTTATAAAGCAAACAGCAACGGAATAGAAGTCGTCCTATACGAAAAAGTGGGCATGGGAACGGGGGCTTTGTCAAACAATCCATGGTTGCAGGAATTCCCTGAGCCGGTTACCAAAGCATGCTGGGACAACTATGCATGTATATCACAAAAGACAGCAAAAGAACTTGGTCTTTCACAAGACGATGTTGTTAAAATAGAAGTAAAAGGTAAATCAGTGGAATTGCCGGTATTGATTCAACCGGGTCAAGCCAATGGAACCGTTTCGATTGCGATTGGATATGGTCGAGATAAAGCAGGGAAATCAGGAAATGGCGTTGGGGTAAATGTTTATCCTTTCGTTCAATACAAAGCCGGCTTTACCAACTTCACCGTTGGAGAAGCAACGCTTACAAAAACGGGAGATACCCATAAGATCGCACAAACGCAAACGCACGAAACGGTTATGGGACGCCGGGCTGTCATGCAGGAAGCGCGTTTGGCAGAATACCAAAAAGATACAAAAGCAGGTCGTTATTTCCCTCACGTATCTACTTCAGAGGGTATAAAGTCACCGACAGAGATTACCCTTTGGAACGGTTATCAAAAACCTAACCATTCATGGGGTATGGCCATAGACCTAAACTCATGTACCGGTTGCGGGGCCTGTGTGATTAGCTGTCAGGCTGAAAACAACGTTGCAGTGGTTGGGCGTCAGGAAGTGATCAATCGCCGTGAAATGCACTGGATTCGTATTGACCGTTATTATTCGTCAGATGCAGATGTGATGGATAAGAGTTTGAGCGGATCTAAAGCATTGGAAATCGCTTCGGACAATCCGGAAGTGGTGTTCCAGCCATTGATGTGTCAACATTGCGGAAATGCCCCCTGCGAAACAGTTTGTCCCGTTTTGGCCACTACGCACAGTACGGAAGGGTTAAACCAAATGGCTTACAACCGTTGTGTAGGTACCCGTTACTGCGCAAACAACTGTCCTTATAAAGTACGTCGTTTCAATTGGTTCAAGTATTTTGATAACGAAAACTTCGATTTCCATTACAACAATGACCTTGGCAAAATGGTCATTAACCCTGACGTAACGGTTCGTTCACGCGGAGTGATTGAGAAATGCTCCATGTGTGTACAGCGTATTCAGGAAGGGAAACTGAACGCCAAAAAAGAGCGCCGTCGTCCGGTGGATGGAGAGATTGTTACGGCATGTGCTCAATCCTGCCCAACGGAAGCGATCGTATTTGGAGATATGAACGACCCTCAAAGCAAACTTTCACAATTATTGGCTCAGGAAAAAGAAGGGCGTGCGTTCCAAATGTTGGAAGAAATCAACGTTAAGCCACAGATTTCTTATTTGACCAAAATCCGCAATAAGGATGTAGATGCTTCTAAAGCCGCTGCTACAGAAGCACATGCAGAACATGGAGGACACTAA
- the nrfD gene encoding NrfD/PsrC family molybdoenzyme membrane anchor subunit, with protein MHVTSPVRTPLVTGGKTYADVTEDICKQVEGKPTKEWKVAFVISLAVLAYGTVCLFWTWWEGLGVWGLNKTVGWAWDITNFVWWVGIGHAGTLISAILLLFRQKWRTSINRAAEAMTIFAVLCAASFILMHMGRPWLAYWALPLPNTFGSLWVNFNSPLVWDVFAISTYFSVSCLFWYVGLVPDLATIRDRAQNKVSKYIYGVLAMGWNGSARAWSRYEYISLILAGLSTPLVLSVHTIVSMDFATSVIPGWHTTIFPPYFVAGAIFSGFAMVQNLMLVTRVVYKLEDYITFEHIESMNKVITLTGSIVGVAYLTEFFIAWYSGVEYESYAFYNRMAGPYWWAYWAMMTCNVISPQLFWSRKIRRSVTWTFFISVIVNIGMWFERFVIIVTSLHRDYVPSSWAMFSPTMFDIGDYIFSFGFFFTCFLLFSKYLPVINMAEVKGVIKSASEKLPIKVSGVSKADRLASPAYKKDAE; from the coding sequence ATGCACGTTACTTCACCCGTAAGAACCCCTCTTGTAACCGGCGGTAAGACATACGCCGATGTGACAGAGGATATCTGCAAGCAGGTGGAAGGCAAGCCAACCAAAGAGTGGAAAGTCGCTTTTGTAATTTCATTGGCGGTTTTAGCATACGGTACAGTTTGCTTATTCTGGACCTGGTGGGAAGGTTTGGGCGTTTGGGGCCTAAACAAAACGGTCGGCTGGGCGTGGGACATCACCAACTTCGTATGGTGGGTTGGAATTGGACACGCCGGTACGTTGATTTCCGCCATTTTGTTGTTATTTCGTCAGAAATGGAGAACATCAATCAACCGTGCAGCGGAAGCAATGACCATTTTTGCCGTACTTTGTGCTGCTTCCTTCATTTTAATGCACATGGGGCGTCCCTGGTTAGCCTATTGGGCGTTGCCACTTCCCAATACATTCGGATCTTTATGGGTTAATTTTAACTCGCCGCTTGTTTGGGATGTATTCGCGATCTCTACTTATTTCTCAGTATCGTGTTTGTTTTGGTATGTCGGCTTGGTGCCTGATTTGGCAACCATCCGTGACCGTGCCCAAAATAAGGTTTCTAAGTATATCTATGGCGTATTGGCGATGGGCTGGAACGGTTCCGCTCGCGCATGGTCACGTTATGAATACATTAGCTTAATTTTGGCGGGTTTATCAACCCCACTCGTACTTTCAGTGCACACCATTGTATCCATGGACTTTGCCACTTCGGTTATTCCCGGCTGGCACACAACAATCTTCCCTCCTTACTTCGTAGCGGGTGCAATCTTCTCAGGATTTGCTATGGTGCAAAACCTGATGCTCGTAACGCGTGTCGTTTACAAGTTGGAAGATTACATTACATTCGAGCACATTGAATCAATGAACAAAGTCATTACCCTGACCGGTTCCATTGTAGGGGTTGCTTATTTGACTGAATTCTTTATCGCTTGGTATTCAGGAGTTGAATATGAAAGTTATGCTTTCTATAACCGTATGGCAGGCCCCTACTGGTGGGCTTACTGGGCTATGATGACATGTAACGTAATCTCACCGCAGCTGTTTTGGAGCCGTAAAATCCGTCGCAGTGTTACCTGGACATTTTTTATCTCCGTTATTGTAAATATTGGTATGTGGTTTGAGCGTTTCGTAATTATTGTTACCTCACTGCACCGCGATTACGTTCCTTCCAGCTGGGCAATGTTTTCACCAACAATGTTTGATATTGGTGATTATATCTTCTCTTTTGGCTTTTTCTTTACGTGTTTCTTACTGTTCTCTAAATACTTGCCGGTTATCAACATGGCTGAAGTAAAAGGAGTGATCAAGTCGGCCTCGGAAAAATTGCCAATTAAAGTTTCGGGAGTATCGAAAGCGGATCGTTTAGCTTCACCTGCTTATAAAAAAGACGCTGAGTAA